A genomic stretch from Nilaparvata lugens isolate BPH chromosome 8, ASM1435652v1, whole genome shotgun sequence includes:
- the LOC111054019 gene encoding uncharacterized protein LOC111054019 has protein sequence MAQRSNQSLISAFFGQAAKKRRTDQEERIAVDATEPATDSPSFADDTVEPHQASDDKTLENIAQCSSASATSNPDAELHHLQHDSYTTSSTESMRSDACPNSSLNDIGHYIGKTIDEHTKMKLLEQPWVPPENYSFPHSKRSVSGKSIKNFLRPSHLQAHKDWLVLSDVKQGLFCKYCPWFTNRNEGGYCKNVALKTLVTEPLRNFKKLTGSDGHLEVHCNTQYHKDAVTAGKNFLRVYHCPKMEVNNLINEERLSQSQKNRQKLLSIVKTVILLGRQNIPMRGHRDDGPLNLEMSDTVSNEGNFKALIKFRIIDAGDKVLEDHINTSSSRSTYISKSTQNNIIECCKAEITDVILSRIAKAELYSIMFDETSDISQRAQVSIVLRYVHFEKEFEIREDFITFIDAFEDMKEADEDNLGDERSNSEVEMRRH, from the exons ATG GCTCAACGATCCAACCAAAGTCTGATTTCTGCCTTCTTTGGTCAGGCTGCGAAGAAACGCAGAACCGATCAGGAAGAGAGGATTGCTGTAGATGCTACCGAGCCCGCTACTGATTCTCCATCGTTTGCAGATGATACAGTCGAACCTCATCAGGCAAGTGATGACAAAACTTTAGAGAATATTGCTCAGTGCTCATCGGCATCAGCAACTAGTAATCCAGATGCTGAACTCCACCACTTGCAGCACGACTCTTACACCACATCATCTACGGAATCAATGAGGTCAGATGCATGCCCTAATTCCTCATTAAATGACATTGGACATTATATTGGTAAAACCATCGATGAACATActaaaatgaaattattggagCAACCGTGGGTCCCACCAGAAAATTACTCTTTTCCTCACTCAAAACGATCTGTATCaggaaaatcaataaaaaattttcttAGGCCAAGTCATTTACAGGCACATAAGGATTGGCTCGTACTTTCCGATGTAAAACAAGGGCTGTTCTGTAAATACTGTCCGTGGTTCACTAATCGTAATGAGGGGGGCTACTGCAAGAATGTTGCTCTAAAAACTCTTGTAACCGAACCTttgagaaatttcaaaaaattaacagGATCTGATGGACACTTGGAAGTCCACTGCAATACCCAATATCATAAAGATGCCGTGACAGCAGGGAAAAACTTTCTAAGAGTATACCACTGCCCGAAAATGGAAGTAAATAACCTCATCAATGAAGAACGGCTCTCTCAATCCCAGAAAAATCGTCAGAAACTTCTTTCTATAGTTAAAACTGTCATTTTGCTTGGTAGGCAGAATATTCCTATGAGGGGGCACAGAGACGATGGGCCACTCAATTTAGAGATGAGTGATACAGTCTCTAATGAGGGTAACTTTAAAGCTTTGattaaatttagaataattGATGCTGGGGATAAAGTTTTGGAGGATCACATCAATACATCATCATCAAGATCCACTTACATCAGCAAATCTACTcagaataatatcatagagtgCTGCAAAGCAGAAATTACTGATGTTATTCTGAGTAGAATTGCGAAAGCTGAGCTTTATTCGATTATGTTTGATGAAACCAGTGATATTTCACAGAGAGCACAGGTGAGTATTGTACTGCGTTATGTGCACTTTGAAAAGGAGTTTGAAATAAGAGAGGACTTCATCACATTTATTGATGCATTTGAAGACATGAAAGAAGCTGATGAAGATAATCTGGGCGACGAAAGAAGTAATAGTGAGGTCGAAATGAGAAGGCATTAG
- the LOC120352836 gene encoding 52 kDa repressor of the inhibitor of the protein kinase-like — protein sequence MTHLCETRWTERHDGVLQFTTSLPDILACLHKISEWKDKKTSGKASLLITALCDSKLIIGLFCLSDILSLSLPLSRILQKETLDLCKSAELLNSLLELLNERRQNSIEYFNCVYMQAQEIARKLDVELKIPRLCGRQTQRSNHPSATTEEYFRLTVYVPVLDNIIQDLKTRFTSDVLNVFHLPLLLPEGIVNTSVQDMQKSIDPIMNRFGSIMKDNRDLSSLKLNAEMAHWRNKWQRYNKEGLPLPTNALNVLRECEKDIYPTIHFLLRVLCTLPVSNASSERSFSTLRLLKTWLRSTMSENRLVGLALLYILYIHPDIVIDPEKIVERFAKSGTHRIIL from the coding sequence ATGACTCACCTATGTGAAACCAGGTGGACTGAGAGGCATGATGGAGTTCTTCAGTTCACAACCAGTTTACCTGATATCCTGGCTTGCCTACATAAAATTTCTGAGTGGAAGGATAAAAAAACCTCAGGCAAAGCATCCTTATTGATAACCGCCTTATGTGACAGTAAACTAATAATTGGTTTATTTTGCCTTAGTGATATCTTGAGTTTATCTCTGCCATTGAGTAGAATACTACAAAAAGAAACACTGGACCTTTGTAAGTCAGCCGAACTTCTAAATAGCCTTCTAGAGCTGTTGAATGAGAGAAGGCAAAACAGTATTGAGTACTTCAATTGTGTCTACATGCAAGCCCAAGAAATCGCCAGGAAATTGGACGTTGAACTGAAAATCCCAAGATTATGTGGGCGTCAAACTCAACGGTCCAATCATCCATCAGCAACAACAGAAGAGTACTTTAGACTCACAGTGTATGTTCCAGTACTGGATAATATAATTCAGGATCTAAAGACAAGATTCACATCTGATGTCCTTAACGTATTCCACCTCCCCCTACTGCTTCCAGAGGGAATTGTAAATACTAGTGTGCAAGATATGCAAaaatcaattgatcctattatGAATAGATTTGGTTCAATAATGAAAGATAATCGTGACCTGTCTTCCCTGAAGCTTAATGCAGAAATGGCTCATTGGAGAAACAAATGGCAGAGATATAATAAGGAAGGGTTGCCATTACCAACAAACGCTTTGAATGTCTTGAGAGAATGCGAAAAAGACATCTACCCAACGATCCATTTTCTATTGAGAGTTTTGTGTACTTTACCTGTAAGTAACGCAAGCTCAGAAAGATCTTTCTCAACTCTGCGGCTCTTAAAAACTTGGTTGAGGAGTACAATGTCGGAGAACCGTCTAGTAGGATTGGCCCTACTTTACATACTTTACATTCACCCGGATATAGTTATAGATCCTGAAAAAATTGTTGAGAGGTTTGCCAAATCAGGGACCcatagaataattttataa
- the LOC120352700 gene encoding jerky protein homolog-like gives MDILPVKYENQKNAWMDSSIFKRWFFNEFVPSVKKFSDENNPPHQALLLLDNAPTHPDESVLVSGDIRAIFLPPNVMSLLQPLDQGVIENLKRHYRQKLLKQLLLNLDNEVTVVQSLKKINLKDVIFWLDESWKNVKQSTLQKSWKNISLNNGSEPSEDDEDELLLIHLLNRMPVAEPLTDDDVNQWLNDDEDYELSDEAIVYLVENPENNNDDDNESAGQDSDDKISHTEGLSAIEKALLYVEQQDYTTPADIAMLRRLRSLAAKKRSSSITQRTVKDFFKPL, from the coding sequence ATGGACATTCTTCCAGTAAAATACGAAAACCAGAAAAATGCCTGGATggactcttcaatttttaaaagatGGTTTTTCAATGAGTTTGTCCCCAGTGTGAAAAAGTTTTCAGATGAAAACAATCCCCCCCATCAAGCTCTCTTGCTATTGGACAATGCACCAACTCACCCAGACGAAAGTGTATTGGTCAGTGGTGACATAAGAGCCATTTTCTTACCACCAAATGTAATGTCTCTATTGCAGCCACTAGATCAAGGAGTCATTGAAAATCTTAAAAGGCACTACAGACAAAAACTACTAAAACAGTTGCTGTTAAATTTGGATAATGAAGTGACAGTTGTccaaagtttgaaaaaaattaacctCAAAGATGTAATTTTTTGGTTGGATGAATCGTGGAAGAACGTAAAACAATCAACTTTACAGaaaagctggaaaaacatttcccTCAACAATGGCTCTGAACCCTCTGAAGATGACGAAGATGAGTTGCTATTAATTCACCTTTTGAATCGAATGCCAGTTGCCGAACCCTTGACAGATGATGACGTCAACCAGTGGTTGAATGACGATGAAGACTATGAGCTGTCTGATGAGGCCATTGTTTATTTGGTAGAAAACCCCGAGAACAACAATgatgatgacaatgaatcaGCTGGCCAAGATTCAGACGACAAAATCAGCCACACAGAGGGTCTGAGTGCGATCGAGAAGGCTCTGCTGTACGTCGAACAACAAGACTACACTACTCCAGCAGACATCGCAATGTTGCGGCGACTGCGCAGTTTGGCAGCTAAGAAGCGAAGCAGTTCGATTACACAAAGAACTGtcaaagattttttcaaacctTTGTAA
- the LOC120352701 gene encoding uncharacterized protein LOC120352701, whose amino-acid sequence MLFAVIEFEKNSGEGLAIIREEWMTLRKKECFWPPYKNSIAFNKCLLNSKDTHEETWPLYEMKRVFYRTDDIRKAREKLRKAESDSEVLTEFDEGGKEKQKRRPVKKILFSSDSEDEAPVTKQIEYPEPPSELLVDVEAQHILTTNESFIAGDSDLEKPIEESCLVSSEHTAGHNISFTPQGTNSGHSVTSSSSKGLDVLAGHLARINRRLDDIEKNQSEILARLCPTKPAMNIIPPDIKLPCKTLDEISDLEDWLLDDTNKQSLVL is encoded by the exons ATGTTATTTGCTGTGATTGAGTTTGAGAAAAACTCAGGTGAAGGATTAGCTATTATTCGTGAAGAGTGGATGACTCTGAGAAAAAAAGAGTGCTTTTGGCCTCCTTATAAGAATTCGATTGCATTCAATAAATGCCTGTTAAATTCAAAAGATACACATGAAGAAACTTGGCCCCTCTATGAGATGAAGAGAGTTTTTTATAGAACAG ATGATATTCGGAAAGCTAGAGAGAAGTTGAGGAAAGCAGAATCAGATTCTGAAGTTCTCACTGAATTTGATGAAGGTGGAAAAGAAAAGCAAAAAAGAAGACCGGTAAAGAAAATACTATTCAGTAGTGACAGTGAAGATGAAGCTCCGGttacaaaacaaattgaatatcCAGAACCACCTTCAGAACTACTTGTTGATGTAGAAGCTCAACACATCCTGACAACGAATG AATCATTCATAGCAGGGGATTCAGATTTGGAGAAGCCGATTGAAGAGTCATGCCTGGTCTCTTCAGAACACACTGCTGGCCACAACATATCATTTACTCCTCAGGGTACAAACAGTGGGCATTCAGTTACTTCAAGTTCATCTAAAG ggCTCGATGTTCTTGCAGGCCATTTGGCAAGAATAAATAGAAGATTGGATGATATTGAAAAGAATCAGAGTGAAATTTTAGCAAGGTTGTGTCCAACAAAGCCTGCTATGAACATTATTCCTCCTGATATAAAACTCCCCTGCAAAACATTGGACGAGATTAGTGACTTGGAAGATTGGTTGCTGGACGACACTAATAAACAATCTTTG GTGCTGTAA